One segment of Phragmites australis chromosome 13, lpPhrAust1.1, whole genome shotgun sequence DNA contains the following:
- the LOC133889850 gene encoding protein CUP-SHAPED COTYLEDON 1-like has protein sequence MGLREIESTLPPGFRFYPSDEELVCHYLYKKVANERAAQGTLVEVDLHAREPWELPDAAKLTASEWYFFSFRDRKYATGSRTNRATKTGYWKATGKDREVRDPATRAVVGMRKTLVFYQGRAPNGAKSYWVMHEFRLDSPHAPPKEDWVLCRVFQKRKDSEQDNASSSSPTFAGSSQAAVLPDQPMMDAYNDQTGSSVGFAPPQENAGSLNPLLNAAIWQYGSVLDHFPQEVSSSRGVGDTCGIFYDTGFEEMSNLGGMGFPQGWMG, from the exons ATGGGGTTGAGGGAGATAGAGTCCACATTGCCGCCGGGGTTCAGGTTCTACCCCAGCGACGAGGAGCTGGTCTGCCACTACCTCTACAAGAAGGTGGCCAACGAGCGCGCCGCGCAGGGGACGCTTGTGGAGGTCGACCTGCACGCGCGCGAACCATGGGAGCTTCCAG ACGCGGCTAAGCTGACGGCTAGCGAGTGGTACTTCTTCAGCTTCAGAGACCGTAAGTACGCCACAGGATCGCGCACGAACCGTGCCACCAAGACCGGCTACTGGAAGGCCACAGGCAAAGACCGTGAGGTGCGTGACCCGGCCACACGCGCCGTCGTCGGTATGAGAAAAACGCTGGTGTTCTATCAGGGACGTGCCCCCAACGGAGCCAAGTCTtactgggtcatgcacgagTTCCGCCTGGACTCGCCGCATGCACCACCGAAG GAGGACTGGGTTCTCTGCAGGGTGTTCCAGAAACGGAAAGACAGCGAGCAAGACAATGCCagctcctcctcgccgacctTCGCCGGCTCATCGCAGGCCGCGGTTCTGCCGGACCAGCCCATGATGGACGCGTACAACGACCAGACAGGATCGTCGGTCGGCTTCGCACCGCCGCAGGAGAACGCCGGCAGCTTAAACCCGTTGCTGAATGCAGCGATCTGGCAGTACGGCTCGGTCCTTGATCACTTCCCGCAGGAAGTGAGCAGCTCCAGGGGAGTAGGAGACACATGCGGCATCTTCTACGACACCGGCTTCGAGGAGATGTCGAACCTTGGGGGCATGGGATTCCCGCAGGGGTGGATGGgttga